GCACTGTTCTTTGTGGGCATGACCGCCGCGACGCGCACTGCTGGGTACATCGAACAGGTAGTACACCCGGCGGATGTCAAAGGGAAACGTGCCTTTCTCGACCACAGCGATATTACCGCGGTAGTCTTCTATTTTGGGAATCTGGAGAAGTTCGATGTTCATTTACAAAGCGAGATATTCCAACCATTGCGGCCCGATGATTCGGATGTCGAAGCGGGTCACCGACGGACGGGCGTTTTGACGGCAATTGTCCTGCAAGGTACTATTTTCCACCATTTCATTGAGTGCTTCCGTGAACTTCGCAAAATCCTGGTCGGGAACCAGTCGGCCGTTCACGCCATCTTCGACTATCTCTGACGGGCCCGACGGGCAGTCGAAAGACACCACGGGCGTGCCGCAGGCCAGCGACTCGACCAAAATATTGGGTAACCCCTCGTTGCGACTGGTCAGCAGCGTGCATTCGGCGCGGGAGAGGAAGGCATAGGGATTATCGACAAAACCCGGAAAGACCACCTTATCGGAAAGCCCGAGTGATTGGACCAATGCGATTAAGTCGTCACGTTGTGGCCCATCGCCCAGCAGTACGAGTCGGATATTTTTTTCTGGAAGTGCCGAAGCGGCATAGGCCCGGATCATGCCGTCGAATTGTTTGTTGTTGTCGTGCACCATCCGTCCGACACCGATCACGAAACGTCCGTCAACTGTAATGGGCTCGTGGAGAAGCGCGTCGATTCGATCCAGTTCGATGGGATTGTAGAGCGTACGCACCCGTTCATATCCGTATTCCGACCGCACTTTCGCCTCGATCTTCGCTGACACGCAGACGATGCCATACGCGTCACGATAGAGGCTGCGGGAAAGGGAGGGAGCACCCGGGATGTACCAGTCGGTGCGGTAGCTGTGGACGGTGATAACGTAGGGCGTTCGGTATAGCATTCGGGTAAACAGCCACTCCTGCCATGGTTTGTGCTTGTTGCGAAAATCGATGATGAAGTCGAATTGCTGCTCGCGGAAATACCGGCGTAGGAAACCAAAGCGGCGTAGGAGGTCAAGAGCTCCTCCCGACTGCTTACGGGCGCCCATGTTGAGCAGGGTGCCACCGTAGCTGTAAGTGACCTGATCGATAAAGATCACGTTGTGTACATCAAGCCCCTGGGAGACAAAAAAAACCGAAAGCACCGCATGGATACGATCCGCACCTCCTGATGAAAGGCTGTTGCCGACCAGACATATTTTCGCGTGCTTCATTCGGTCCGGATCCTTTTGGTTATTTTTGGGAGGTACGAAACAAAGATAGCACTTATGCGGATACTCCTCATCGGCGAGTTCAGCCGGCTCCATAATTCCCTCAAGG
This genomic interval from Flavobacterium sp. HJ-32-4 contains the following:
- a CDS encoding glycosyltransferase, with the protein product MKHAKICLVGNSLSSGGADRIHAVLSVFFVSQGLDVHNVIFIDQVTYSYGGTLLNMGARKQSGGALDLLRRFGFLRRYFREQQFDFIIDFRNKHKPWQEWLFTRMLYRTPYVITVHSYRTDWYIPGAPSLSRSLYRDAYGIVCVSAKIEAKVRSEYGYERVRTLYNPIELDRIDALLHEPITVDGRFVIGVGRMVHDNNKQFDGMIRAYAASALPEKNIRLVLLGDGPQRDDLIALVQSLGLSDKVVFPGFVDNPYAFLSRAECTLLTSRNEGLPNILVESLACGTPVVSFDCPSGPSEIVEDGVNGRLVPDQDFAKFTEALNEMVENSTLQDNCRQNARPSVTRFDIRIIGPQWLEYLAL